The following coding sequences lie in one Thalassoglobus polymorphus genomic window:
- a CDS encoding DUF1553 domain-containing protein, producing MKITWCCFTILSIVATSVRAADSPLTMQELEFFETKIRPVLVEKCESCHNSIDTAEAGFVLDHRSALRQGGQSGPPFDFKSPEKSLFIKVLRHEIDELKMPQGEDRLSEEVINDFLKWIKLGAPDPRQSAPAGAANMNVATWENTLKERKKWWSFQPITKPAVPRVQDESWSSHPIDKFIQRRLEEAGLELGTVADRRTLIRRLSFVLRGLPPTVEETEEFLKNSNPAAYEELVDQYLASPAFGEHWARHWMDLVRYAESHGSEGDPTIPNAWKYRDYLVRAFNADIPYDQLIREHIAGDLLPEPRVNSKLGLNESVIGPAHWRMCFHGFAPTDALDEKVRFTDDQINVFSKAFLGLTVSCARCHNHKFDPISQADYYAMFGVLGSTRPGILDASFTPQQHELQVQLKQIKRDVRTLVADNWLKSLDGFSKRVQQTALQKKAPQEVDLLSPFTALNQGAEEFGNLVRESQSRQELDLPPGSSAWDLTNQTDFEKWFAHGNGTANEPARAGDFALFADGERISPLLPAGVYSHLLSTKHRNIFSSPNFELYGEFELWVQVAGNGQSLLRYVVQNYPRRGNVYPFTTLNDGKWRWQKYDLTYWDGDSLHIEINTAPDTAVLVKDVDRSWFGIRNAVLAPKGTFQPPLEAAAYDAVFRDQGSVKITTAEELSDRYVIALRKAIHSWKADEASEAQVRLIEACRKLKLLNSLDDQDSELAALLRKYQQLEESIPLPNRVPGLLEADAADQALFILGNHHQPGAVVSRRFLEAIDPTPYETELSGRLQLAGDLVREDNPLTSRVAVNRLWHYLFGAGLVRTVDNFGQLGEKPSHPELLDELAVRFRNNGWSIKSLIREIVLTKTWQLKSLPTAKSRDIDPENRLLSHANIRRLEAEVLRDSLLSISGVLDKKMFGRPVGNATKIPRRSLYLSVRRNSLNPFLETFDFPVPFATKGRRDITNVPAQSLTLLNDPFVIAAAKQFAAQTLSKRDADRVNSDRMNIKRMTLAALGRPPSETELSSAENYLKRSRGLYQEALAQHQQIENEVKALSQEISSILTPTRQRLATAKQTGPQSEVPIGAPIAEWTFEKDFQDSIGNLHGKAKGGAKIEDGALILDGQSHVATTPIEVAIKAKTLEAVVQLTNLDQRGGGLVSIQDLSGTYFDAIVFGEQKAGHWLAGSNNFARTLPFAGTAETEAAERPVHIAITYAEDGTIQGFRNGKPYGKLYRKSEAYQFQAGKTQILFGLRHGNPSGNRLLSGKILEARLYDRALNPDEVQAIASGKAGYVSDREVLAALSSQQLGTVQNSQKQIEQLQAELAQLGKPPEPDQEWADFAHALFNLKEFLYIQ from the coding sequence ATGAAAATAACTTGGTGCTGCTTTACGATTCTTTCAATAGTTGCGACTTCTGTTCGGGCAGCTGACTCTCCGCTCACGATGCAGGAACTCGAATTCTTTGAGACGAAGATTCGCCCGGTCCTCGTTGAAAAGTGTGAATCCTGCCACAACAGCATCGACACAGCTGAGGCCGGATTCGTTCTTGATCATCGTTCCGCCTTGCGACAAGGCGGACAATCGGGGCCGCCGTTTGATTTCAAGTCCCCAGAGAAGAGCCTGTTCATTAAAGTGCTGCGTCATGAAATCGATGAGTTGAAGATGCCGCAAGGGGAGGATCGTCTCAGCGAAGAGGTTATCAACGACTTTCTCAAATGGATTAAACTTGGCGCTCCTGATCCACGTCAATCTGCCCCAGCGGGTGCAGCGAATATGAATGTCGCGACGTGGGAAAATACTTTGAAAGAACGTAAGAAATGGTGGAGCTTCCAGCCGATTACGAAGCCCGCTGTCCCACGGGTTCAAGACGAGTCCTGGTCAAGTCATCCGATCGACAAATTCATTCAGCGACGTCTCGAAGAAGCGGGGCTGGAGTTAGGGACCGTTGCAGATCGTCGGACACTGATCCGCCGTTTGAGTTTCGTTCTTAGAGGACTACCTCCTACGGTCGAGGAGACTGAAGAGTTCCTCAAGAATTCGAACCCTGCTGCCTACGAAGAACTCGTTGATCAGTATTTAGCATCACCCGCATTCGGAGAACATTGGGCTCGGCACTGGATGGATCTGGTTCGATACGCTGAGTCTCACGGGAGTGAAGGTGATCCGACAATCCCAAATGCCTGGAAATACCGCGACTATCTTGTTCGCGCATTCAATGCAGATATCCCGTACGACCAATTAATTCGAGAGCATATCGCGGGTGATCTCCTACCAGAGCCGAGGGTGAATTCAAAGCTGGGATTGAATGAATCAGTCATCGGACCGGCTCATTGGCGAATGTGTTTTCATGGCTTCGCACCGACCGATGCACTCGATGAAAAAGTTCGATTTACTGACGATCAGATTAACGTTTTTTCGAAAGCATTTCTCGGATTAACTGTTTCCTGTGCACGTTGCCACAATCATAAATTCGATCCGATCAGCCAGGCCGATTACTACGCAATGTTCGGAGTTCTCGGTTCCACACGTCCGGGAATTCTAGACGCAAGCTTTACTCCCCAACAACATGAACTGCAGGTGCAACTCAAGCAAATCAAGCGTGACGTACGAACCCTTGTCGCAGACAACTGGTTGAAATCGTTAGACGGTTTCTCTAAGCGGGTACAGCAAACTGCTTTGCAAAAGAAAGCACCTCAAGAGGTTGACCTGCTCTCCCCCTTTACCGCGTTGAATCAAGGTGCTGAGGAGTTCGGCAATCTGGTGCGAGAATCGCAGTCGCGGCAAGAATTGGATCTTCCACCGGGGAGTTCTGCTTGGGATTTGACGAATCAAACGGACTTTGAGAAATGGTTTGCTCACGGAAATGGAACTGCAAACGAACCGGCTCGTGCCGGCGATTTTGCACTCTTTGCAGATGGAGAGAGAATATCGCCACTTCTGCCTGCGGGTGTCTATTCGCATCTGCTTTCGACAAAACATCGCAATATTTTTTCTTCCCCAAACTTTGAATTGTATGGCGAATTTGAGCTTTGGGTTCAGGTCGCCGGGAATGGTCAGTCGTTGCTCCGGTATGTTGTGCAGAACTATCCTCGCCGTGGAAATGTTTATCCTTTTACGACTCTGAATGACGGGAAGTGGCGATGGCAAAAATACGATCTGACTTATTGGGACGGAGACAGTCTGCATATTGAGATCAACACAGCCCCCGACACTGCCGTCCTTGTAAAAGATGTCGACCGTTCCTGGTTCGGTATTCGCAATGCCGTATTGGCCCCCAAAGGGACTTTTCAGCCTCCGCTTGAAGCCGCTGCTTACGATGCGGTTTTTCGAGATCAGGGATCAGTCAAAATCACAACTGCAGAAGAACTCAGTGATCGATATGTAATCGCACTGCGTAAGGCGATTCATAGCTGGAAAGCGGATGAGGCGAGTGAAGCACAAGTACGTTTGATCGAAGCTTGTCGAAAATTGAAACTCCTGAATTCGCTGGACGATCAGGATTCGGAACTCGCAGCTCTTCTGCGCAAATATCAACAACTTGAAGAGTCGATTCCTCTTCCGAATCGTGTTCCGGGTCTACTTGAAGCGGACGCTGCTGACCAGGCGTTGTTCATCCTGGGTAATCATCATCAACCGGGGGCAGTCGTCTCCCGACGATTTCTGGAAGCGATCGACCCGACACCATACGAAACCGAATTGAGTGGACGACTTCAGCTTGCGGGCGATCTCGTTCGGGAGGACAATCCGCTCACGAGTCGGGTCGCTGTGAATCGTCTCTGGCATTATCTTTTTGGGGCGGGGCTTGTACGAACGGTGGACAACTTTGGTCAGTTGGGAGAGAAGCCTTCGCATCCCGAGTTGCTCGATGAACTGGCGGTTCGATTTCGAAACAACGGGTGGTCAATCAAATCGTTAATACGTGAAATCGTCCTGACAAAAACATGGCAACTGAAATCCTTACCGACAGCGAAATCGCGAGATATTGATCCAGAGAACCGGTTGCTTTCACACGCCAACATTCGGCGGCTCGAAGCTGAGGTGCTGCGTGATTCGCTATTGTCAATCTCTGGAGTTCTCGACAAGAAAATGTTCGGGCGACCTGTTGGCAATGCCACGAAAATCCCACGACGAAGTCTCTATTTGTCAGTTCGTAGAAATTCGCTAAATCCATTTCTAGAGACGTTTGATTTCCCTGTCCCTTTCGCCACGAAAGGTCGTCGGGATATCACAAATGTCCCCGCCCAGTCACTCACCCTTTTGAATGATCCATTTGTCATCGCGGCAGCAAAGCAGTTCGCAGCACAAACTCTTTCGAAGAGAGATGCTGACCGGGTGAACTCTGATCGAATGAACATTAAAAGAATGACTCTGGCAGCACTCGGCCGTCCTCCGAGTGAAACAGAATTGAGCTCAGCTGAAAATTATCTGAAGCGATCACGGGGGCTCTATCAAGAGGCCCTTGCGCAGCATCAGCAAATCGAAAATGAAGTGAAAGCTCTTTCTCAGGAGATCTCTTCAATTCTGACACCGACTCGTCAACGGCTGGCGACAGCAAAGCAAACGGGGCCCCAGTCGGAAGTTCCAATTGGCGCCCCGATTGCTGAATGGACCTTCGAAAAAGATTTTCAGGACAGCATTGGAAATCTACATGGTAAAGCAAAAGGAGGGGCGAAAATTGAGGATGGAGCTCTCATTCTCGACGGGCAGAGTCATGTTGCTACCACTCCAATTGAAGTGGCGATCAAAGCGAAAACTTTGGAAGCAGTTGTCCAACTGACAAACCTTGATCAACGCGGCGGCGGACTTGTTTCAATTCAAGATCTTTCCGGGACATATTTTGATGCCATAGTGTTTGGGGAACAGAAAGCCGGGCATTGGCTTGCAGGGTCAAACAATTTCGCCAGGACGCTTCCATTCGCCGGAACAGCGGAAACGGAAGCCGCCGAACGGCCGGTTCATATTGCCATTACCTATGCTGAAGATGGAACAATTCAGGGCTTTCGAAATGGAAAACCATATGGAAAATTGTATCGGAAGAGCGAAGCGTACCAGTTTCAGGCAGGCAAAACCCAAATCCTCTTCGGTCTTCGCCACGGCAATCCCAGTGGAAATCGATTGCTCTCCGGGAAAATTCTGGAAGCGAGATTGTATGACCGAGCTTTGAATCCAGATGAAGTCCAAGCGATTGCAAGCGGGAAGGCCGGTTACGTTTCTGACCGTGAAGTTCTCGCAGCTCTTTCTTCTCAACAACTTGGAACAGTTCAAAACTCTCAGAAGCAGATTGAGCAACTGCAGGCAGAATTGGCTCAACTCGGTAAGCCACCAGAACCAGATCAGGAATGGGCGGACTTTGCACATGCTTTGTTCAATCTCAAAGAATTCCTGTACATCCAGTAG
- a CDS encoding succinylglutamate desuccinylase/aspartoacylase family protein, producing MVINTLNFEAPGKQQSFLRVPYSHNLGGWANVMIPITTVASGEGPTVLVMGGNHGDEYQGQIAAMKLARELTPEMVTGRIIIIPSLNFPAARAATRLSPLDGKNLNRSFPGEPEGSVTSQIAHYLTTVLFPMSDVVIDLHSGGRSMEFEPCAHMHLVDDKEQRQKMLAAMLAWNTDFAFLYADIAGTGLLPVEAENQGKLVVTTELGGGEAVPAHIHQIAESGLKNVLIHVGAIHGEEQTRESLGKPPTILTQALDAEDYILAPESGIFEVKFELGTKVQKGDCVGLIHHMERPDREPEQLIARSTGYLMTMRSPCLTQQGDCVIVVAQEVDINSL from the coding sequence ATGGTCATCAATACACTCAACTTCGAAGCCCCGGGAAAGCAGCAGAGTTTCCTTCGTGTTCCGTACTCACATAACCTCGGAGGCTGGGCCAATGTGATGATCCCCATCACGACGGTCGCTTCCGGCGAAGGTCCGACAGTCCTCGTGATGGGCGGAAATCATGGAGATGAATATCAGGGACAAATCGCAGCGATGAAACTCGCCCGTGAACTTACTCCCGAAATGGTCACCGGTCGAATCATTATCATCCCATCGTTGAATTTTCCTGCTGCACGGGCTGCAACCCGCCTCTCTCCACTGGATGGGAAGAATCTAAATCGCTCCTTTCCCGGAGAACCTGAGGGGAGCGTCACCAGCCAAATCGCTCATTATTTGACAACTGTTTTATTTCCAATGAGCGATGTCGTCATCGATCTTCATTCCGGGGGGCGAAGCATGGAATTCGAACCGTGTGCCCATATGCACCTGGTGGACGACAAAGAACAGCGACAGAAGATGCTCGCTGCCATGCTTGCCTGGAATACAGACTTTGCGTTTCTTTACGCCGACATCGCCGGCACAGGCCTGCTCCCGGTTGAAGCGGAGAATCAGGGTAAGCTCGTGGTCACGACGGAACTTGGCGGAGGTGAGGCGGTCCCGGCACACATTCACCAGATTGCAGAATCGGGCCTGAAGAACGTGCTGATCCACGTCGGAGCCATTCATGGAGAAGAACAAACCCGCGAAAGTCTCGGTAAGCCTCCTACAATTCTCACTCAGGCACTCGACGCTGAAGATTACATTCTCGCTCCCGAGTCGGGCATCTTTGAAGTGAAATTTGAGCTGGGAACAAAAGTTCAAAAAGGAGACTGCGTCGGCCTGATCCATCACATGGAACGCCCTGATCGCGAGCCTGAACAACTCATCGCTCGCAGTACAGGATATTTGATGACCATGCGTTCTCCCTGCTTAACCCAGCAAGGAGATTGCGTGATTGTCGTAGCACAAGAGGTCGACATAAACTCGCTGTGA
- a CDS encoding MFS transporter, with product MDSNSTAPTNRRHLVFWLASATSFFLYTHRYAWNLIRPELQKEYGLSNTALEGLGTAFYATYTLGSIPSGVVIDMFGPHIFLFVIILIWSITLPLHGVTGNLLGLGSVRLLFGAAQTGTYPALGQVTRTWFPRSGRTQIQGWVASFFGRGGAAFSSILMGTILMGFCGFSWRMALVLMSIPGIVFAGLFLYYFRNTPEDDPHTNEAERNLIRGDEKVSTSSRNVISAKVALKNISLRIMVVQQFMNAGADVVYTLILGSFFKSLGVEKMTDLGWMVSLPLVGGAVGGVVGGILNDWLIPRLGSRWGRSLVGFVAKSLAAAALFVAISQPTPERVAVGLFFVKFFTDWTQPTVWGTATDIGGRFSATVFSIVNTAGNAGGFIMPLIFGPLLDIYSTSTMVDGVAVTHTNFTPMFIIVGVFYIGAGICWLMVDCTKSVDVPDESIPAEA from the coding sequence ATGGACTCAAACAGCACAGCGCCAACGAACCGACGTCACCTCGTTTTTTGGCTGGCTTCGGCGACATCGTTTTTTCTGTACACACATCGCTATGCATGGAATTTAATTCGCCCGGAATTGCAAAAGGAATATGGCCTTAGCAACACCGCCCTTGAAGGACTCGGGACTGCGTTCTATGCGACATACACTCTCGGTTCGATTCCAAGTGGAGTCGTGATCGATATGTTCGGTCCGCACATCTTTTTGTTTGTGATTATCCTGATCTGGTCAATCACACTTCCGTTACACGGAGTCACGGGAAATTTGCTGGGGCTGGGGAGTGTTCGTTTACTCTTCGGAGCTGCCCAGACCGGTACCTATCCAGCATTGGGACAAGTCACCCGAACATGGTTTCCGCGATCAGGGAGAACACAAATTCAGGGTTGGGTCGCAAGCTTCTTCGGTCGAGGCGGAGCGGCGTTCTCGTCAATATTGATGGGTACAATCTTAATGGGTTTCTGCGGGTTCTCATGGAGAATGGCACTCGTCCTGATGTCGATCCCCGGAATCGTGTTTGCCGGTCTCTTTCTCTATTACTTCAGGAACACTCCAGAGGACGATCCTCATACGAATGAAGCGGAACGGAATTTGATTCGTGGAGATGAAAAAGTTTCGACAAGTTCACGAAACGTCATTTCAGCCAAGGTCGCTTTGAAGAATATCAGCTTGCGGATCATGGTTGTCCAGCAGTTCATGAATGCCGGAGCTGACGTCGTTTACACCTTGATTCTTGGAAGCTTCTTCAAGTCGCTGGGCGTTGAAAAGATGACGGACCTGGGTTGGATGGTGAGCCTCCCGTTGGTCGGCGGAGCTGTTGGAGGAGTCGTCGGCGGAATCCTGAACGACTGGTTGATCCCTCGTCTGGGCAGCCGTTGGGGGCGTTCGCTAGTTGGGTTTGTTGCGAAGTCTCTGGCTGCGGCAGCTCTGTTTGTTGCGATCAGTCAACCGACTCCCGAACGTGTGGCGGTCGGCTTGTTCTTTGTGAAGTTCTTTACTGACTGGACTCAGCCGACTGTCTGGGGCACAGCGACCGATATTGGTGGTCGTTTTTCTGCGACTGTATTCAGCATCGTGAATACCGCTGGAAACGCGGGAGGATTCATCATGCCGCTGATCTTCGGACCGCTCCTTGATATTTACTCCACAAGTACCATGGTCGATGGGGTAGCAGTCACCCACACGAACTTCACTCCCATGTTCATCATTGTCGGCGTGTTTTACATCGGAGCCGGCATCTGCTGGCTTATGGTCGATTGCACCAAAAGCGTAGATGTTCCTGATGAAAGCATCCCTGCTGAAGCCTAA
- a CDS encoding DUF1501 domain-containing protein — translation MFPQISRRQILQAGSSGFGWLAMSQLLHEASAAEVQGNHHSAKAKNVILCYMSGGVSHIDSFDPKPRLQKEAGKPMPVKVERTQFNNNGNIFPSPFSFKQYGESGIPVSSMFPHVAESVDELAVIRSMTSTVNEHAQGNFFFHTGFPFIGHASAGAWINYGLGTENKNVPGYVVLKSGGSGVPHGGVGQWSSGYLPAQHQASIVQIDGAESVANIRPREADVIQRERLSLISNLDKQFSKRVAHDSQVEAAIRNYETAYQMQTAIPELVDLSTESKSTQEMYGIFSDNSQTAGYGKQCLLARKLVESGVRFVELTCLPQTPGGSQAANPWDQHGRLEVGHRNMAMQVDQPIGGLLKDLRLRGLLDQTIVIWAGEFGRTPFSQGSDGRDHNAFGFTVWMAGGGIKGGTIHGATDEYGYHVVGQKRTIYDLWATVLHQMGVNHEQLTYRYSGRDVRLTDVHGHVIHEILA, via the coding sequence ATGTTTCCACAAATTTCACGACGTCAGATCTTGCAAGCGGGCTCATCCGGATTTGGATGGTTGGCGATGTCGCAACTCTTGCATGAGGCCAGTGCAGCGGAGGTTCAGGGAAATCATCATTCAGCCAAAGCAAAGAATGTCATTTTGTGCTACATGTCCGGTGGGGTTTCGCACATTGACTCCTTTGATCCGAAGCCACGTTTGCAAAAAGAAGCTGGCAAGCCGATGCCTGTGAAAGTTGAACGAACACAGTTCAACAATAACGGCAACATTTTTCCGAGTCCGTTTTCGTTTAAGCAGTATGGGGAATCAGGAATTCCTGTGAGTTCGATGTTTCCCCATGTCGCAGAGTCGGTCGACGAACTTGCGGTCATCCGCTCGATGACGAGTACTGTGAACGAGCATGCTCAAGGGAACTTCTTCTTCCATACTGGATTTCCTTTCATCGGACACGCCAGCGCTGGTGCTTGGATCAACTATGGACTCGGTACGGAAAACAAAAATGTTCCCGGGTATGTCGTTCTGAAAAGTGGAGGATCAGGTGTTCCACATGGAGGAGTCGGACAGTGGAGCAGCGGCTATCTTCCAGCTCAGCATCAGGCGTCCATTGTTCAGATCGACGGGGCTGAGTCGGTTGCCAATATTCGTCCTCGTGAAGCAGACGTCATTCAACGAGAGCGTTTGTCGCTAATCTCGAATCTGGACAAACAGTTCTCCAAGCGAGTCGCGCACGATTCACAAGTCGAAGCTGCCATCCGCAATTATGAAACTGCTTATCAGATGCAGACTGCGATTCCGGAACTCGTTGACTTATCGACAGAATCAAAGTCGACACAGGAAATGTACGGCATTTTTTCGGACAATTCGCAAACTGCTGGTTATGGAAAGCAGTGTCTGCTCGCCAGAAAGTTGGTTGAAAGCGGCGTGCGTTTTGTCGAACTGACTTGCTTGCCGCAAACTCCCGGAGGAAGTCAAGCCGCAAACCCCTGGGATCAACATGGCCGGTTGGAAGTGGGACATCGCAACATGGCGATGCAGGTCGATCAACCGATTGGTGGGCTTCTTAAAGATCTCAGATTGCGTGGTTTGCTGGACCAGACGATCGTAATCTGGGCCGGAGAATTCGGGCGAACTCCTTTCTCACAAGGATCGGATGGACGGGACCATAACGCTTTCGGATTTACAGTCTGGATGGCTGGTGGAGGAATCAAAGGGGGCACTATTCATGGCGCGACCGACGAATATGGATACCATGTGGTCGGGCAGAAACGGACCATCTACGATCTCTGGGCGACGGTCCTGCATCAGATGGGAGTCAACCATGAACAACTGACTTACCGTTACAGTGGCCGGGATGTTCGTCTCACCGACGTGCATGGGCACGTGATTCACGAGATCCTTGCTTAA
- a CDS encoding CehA/McbA family metallohydrolase, whose product MSFEIGRLPFLLLGLLCIPVHAEESASSKLQLIRSGETREWDFFPEGEYDSVYTMDFEVDDDAIPVTLQLSQQQVKQRWNVEINGKNIATLSRNENGMVVYFDLPAEVLKERNRLEIKNGERNPRTGDDILIGRVKFLKQSKADLLNEAKVTITVTDQVSRGKLPARITILNERGELQTVGAESNSTMAVRPGSLYSSTGEATFGLPAGNYKIYAGRGFEYSLDTHDLRVRNGDDVKVSLEIERQVDTSGYVACDTHVHTLTHSGHGDSTIEERMITLAGEGVELPIATDHNVHIDHAPFAAEMNVSQYFTPVVGNEYTTSVGHFNIFPVSVDQKVPDRQLKTWPEIFNEVENKTQAQVVILNHARDLHSRFTPFGPENYLSIVGESLKGWPIGFNAMEVINSGATQTEPLELFHDWMNLLNAGHEITPVGSSDSHDVARHFVGQGRTYIQCADENVGSINIEEAVNAFLRGDVVVSYGLFTTLHIEDFESGDNENKDKIVLAVQVRSPDWIHPAEIKIFANGREVISKEISEIESAEMSEIEANMRFVLPKPTHDVCYVAIATGPGIEEPYWRTALPYQPKTVQSRTWTLGCSGAKWFDANKDGEATCARIYAEEMMKESGGDLNVAMKKLPRYDAAVASHVAHLYLKQGGSVESAEFQTALKSKSPVIQIGFQEYLRAWRESEIARVKQ is encoded by the coding sequence ATGTCTTTCGAGATCGGTCGTTTGCCCTTCCTGCTTCTGGGGTTGCTTTGCATTCCAGTTCATGCAGAAGAATCAGCCTCTTCCAAGTTACAGTTGATTCGCAGTGGAGAGACGCGGGAATGGGATTTCTTTCCTGAGGGCGAATATGATTCTGTGTACACAATGGACTTCGAGGTTGATGACGACGCTATTCCTGTGACGTTGCAACTCTCGCAACAGCAGGTGAAGCAACGCTGGAACGTTGAAATCAACGGCAAAAATATTGCGACATTATCTCGTAATGAAAACGGGATGGTCGTTTACTTTGACCTTCCTGCCGAAGTCCTGAAAGAAAGAAACAGGTTGGAGATCAAAAATGGAGAGCGAAATCCGCGAACAGGTGACGATATTTTGATTGGGCGAGTCAAGTTTTTGAAACAGTCAAAAGCAGATCTCCTCAATGAAGCAAAAGTGACAATCACAGTCACCGATCAAGTGAGTCGCGGAAAGCTGCCAGCTAGAATCACCATCCTGAATGAACGGGGCGAACTGCAAACAGTCGGTGCAGAATCAAACTCGACGATGGCAGTTCGCCCCGGGAGTCTCTATTCCAGTACCGGCGAAGCGACGTTTGGTTTGCCTGCTGGGAATTACAAAATTTATGCAGGACGGGGCTTCGAGTATTCACTCGATACTCACGATTTAAGAGTTCGAAACGGAGACGACGTAAAGGTCTCACTGGAAATCGAACGACAGGTTGATACGTCAGGCTACGTCGCCTGCGACACTCACGTTCATACGCTGACACACTCCGGTCATGGTGACTCAACGATTGAAGAGAGAATGATCACTCTGGCAGGTGAAGGAGTCGAACTGCCAATTGCGACCGATCACAATGTGCATATCGATCACGCTCCGTTCGCTGCCGAGATGAACGTCTCTCAGTATTTTACCCCGGTCGTCGGAAACGAATACACAACGTCGGTCGGTCACTTCAATATTTTTCCTGTGAGCGTCGATCAGAAAGTCCCCGATCGCCAACTGAAAACGTGGCCGGAAATTTTCAATGAGGTCGAGAACAAAACTCAAGCACAAGTCGTCATTCTCAATCATGCTCGAGATCTCCACAGTCGATTCACTCCGTTCGGTCCTGAGAATTACCTTTCGATCGTCGGTGAATCACTGAAAGGGTGGCCGATTGGGTTCAACGCAATGGAAGTGATTAATTCAGGAGCGACCCAAACAGAGCCGTTGGAATTGTTTCACGATTGGATGAACCTGTTGAACGCGGGCCATGAAATTACTCCGGTTGGGAGTAGCGATTCTCACGATGTCGCACGTCACTTCGTTGGACAAGGGAGAACTTACATTCAGTGTGCCGATGAAAATGTTGGAAGCATCAACATTGAAGAGGCTGTCAACGCTTTTTTGCGAGGTGATGTCGTCGTGAGTTATGGGTTGTTTACGACGCTTCATATTGAGGACTTTGAATCCGGCGACAACGAGAACAAGGATAAAATCGTCCTCGCTGTCCAAGTTCGCAGTCCGGATTGGATTCATCCTGCGGAGATCAAAATTTTTGCTAACGGGCGAGAAGTGATCTCAAAAGAGATCTCAGAGATCGAATCAGCTGAGATGAGCGAAATAGAGGCGAACATGAGGTTTGTGCTACCTAAGCCAACGCATGATGTCTGTTATGTTGCTATCGCGACCGGTCCCGGAATTGAAGAACCGTACTGGCGGACCGCTTTGCCGTATCAACCGAAAACGGTTCAGTCCAGAACCTGGACACTCGGATGCAGCGGAGCGAAATGGTTTGATGCCAACAAAGATGGAGAAGCCACTTGCGCACGTATCTACGCGGAAGAGATGATGAAAGAGAGCGGGGGAGACTTGAACGTCGCTATGAAAAAACTGCCACGGTATGACGCCGCTGTCGCCAGCCATGTGGCTCATTTGTACCTGAAACAGGGAGGTTCAGTGGAATCCGCAGAGTTTCAAACAGCGTTGAAATCAAAGAGCCCGGTCATTCAGATTGGATTTCAGGAATACCTGCGAGCTTGGCGAGAATCAGAAATTGCCCGCGTGAAGCAGTAA